Below is a genomic region from Gasterosteus aculeatus chromosome 2, fGasAcu3.hap1.1, whole genome shotgun sequence.
CCCCTTCTGTCGTGATTTTCACCCAAGCCCCGACAACGCACACCGATGTCCCGACCACAAGCGAGGGGGCGACAGATGGAAACGGCGGCATTGCAAGTTTCtcagaggacgaggaggcggaAAGCTTAAATATCACTGCCAAATACTCCGCCACTGCGTTACCCAGCAGCACTACCCAAAAGGTAGACCATGACGTGGGCTTTTTAGATCCGTCTGCTGAAGCCTTTGGCTCTTCCTTTGACGTAAGTCCGACCGACTCCAGAGGAGAGTCCCGTTTAATAGACCTGTCAGTCAGCGGCACTAAGGACCCCGAAGAGAAGGACTCGCCCCGGTGGTTTAGTGAGTGGGAGGGGACTGCCGGAGACTCGGCAACAGGTCCATCCGTTGTGGGTGCCAGCGAAAAGCCGCCTATCTCGCAAGCACCTGAAACGGTTATCAACCCCCTCTTTGAGTCTGCAGCAGACTACCAGTTAGATTCATCGGCCCACTCATTCTTTCCGGTGAGTGCAGGAGCCTTGCGTGCAAGTCGTCACTCCAGTAGACACAAGAAACTGTTTAAAGTCCCAGTGAAAGAACTTTCCACAGGAAAACCCAATATCTGAGCGGTGTGCAATCACCTGAGGGGTCCATCAAATCCTCTGCATTTTATTGGTCTTCCAAAAGAAAAGTTGGCGGGCTTAGAGTTTATTGCGATACGGAGCCAGGGAGGACTCTTTGAGCCTGATAAACACAGCTCCCTTCTTGTTCAGAGAGATGGGGGAGACCGTTTGGGCTACTAGTCGTCCaattgatttgattattttttgtagaTACCCCTGAGTCATCCAACATTTGACGTAGTAGCCAATGTCTGGTTCCTTCTCTGGATCCTAAAAGTAAAGACTATGCAGAAGACTCTTAGACCTGCGTTCTCTGTGATGTTTATCATGAGTCTGTGAGAAAATTCAATGCGCGTAACCCGGCAGGTCTTATGGACTTGTCTTCCCTCTCCGTACCGTTCCTGTTCATCTCACCCTGTGAGAGCTGCTCTTAGTCCAATGAGCTCAGGGACATTGTGGTCAAGTCTACGGCCGCTTCACGTTGCTCTCAAACGTTTAATGTTTCCTTGTTGTGGTGTGTTTATTGTTTCCTATTAAGTTTAAAGTGAAAGTATAAACCAGCACAGCTACTTAGAAGTTGGATGTTCACCTTGGTTTTACAAAAACCTAAGAGGACTTTGTAAAGATTTTTTTGGAGAGAAATACCGCGATCAAATCTGGATGTGGACGATGGGAGAATATCCTTCATTCATAGTAGAATAAGAGAATGAAGTTCTTAGCAGCTTGGACCAGCCACGTTCAAAGGATTGTGTGGTGTACCTGTTTACATCTATCCCTCTGTAATGGTTACATGGTGAATCGTGTTTCCTCAGGAGTGTCCGTGTGTGGAGAAGGTTCGGGATTCCGCTCTTCTCCCTGTCAACGTGGAGAGGAAGGTCACTCTGCTGGGACAACATCTGAACCTATTTCAGGTAATGCAGCCTGGTAGCCATGATGGAGGAAGATTGCTGATGTTTTCAATACGCTTCCACTCCCACCGGCGTATGAAGACAGCACGCTCACAACTGTACAAAAAGTGTATTGGATTCTCATCGCCGACAGCACCTTTACAGCTGAAACATTCAGGTTATTCATACACTGTGTTCCTTCAGGGTCATCAACGAGTACCCAAAGGTACTTTGCACCCTGAATTCAAAAATCCACGTGGTTCCTCTTTCCTCCGCTGCCATCCATCTAGATTATTTGGGTGTAAATTGCTGGCCGTCAGATAAGTCGGCCTTCTATCCAACATAATGTGACTAGATGGCTCTCGTCTTTTCTTAATAACCTCTGAATTCTTAAGAACTGCTAAACAATCATCataataaacatgataataatgaACCTCATTTGTATattgcataataataatacaattaatttGTACAgcacataataaaataataacttgATTTGTACAGcgcataataaaaataattataagAAAACACATCACTTGTATAGcacataacataataataatattgggggaaaaaatatgtttatttgtatataaAACCAtataaaaaatgataaaataataactTTCATACATGGAATGCTGTGCATATGTTTTACAACAAAGGAAGATAGTTTCTTAATGTTCATTTTATGTCTAGTTATGAGTATACAAAGGCTCCCTGGATTGACAAAATATGCATTATTATGTTAAGACTTCATAAAACCTCATAAGCTTTTGCAGTGACCCGTAGTTCTGTAACAGTGTTCACTTATTTATGTGGCGTGCTCATTTAGGACGAGATCTTGGACTACGAGTGTGTGCTGGACGTTGAGAATGAGTCTGTGGTCATGGAAGCCCTCGTGGAGGCGGATGCCACTCATCCATCGGCCTTCTTCATCACCTGCCAAGCTCACCAGGTCAGAGTCGCAATGCAGGGATCCGTCCTGGGCGGGCGGGGCGTTTAGTCCAAACTTCCTAAGTCTGTGAATAATTGTCTCACTATATGTTTCTACAGCCCCTGAAGACTTGATCTTTGAAAATATTCCTAAAGATCTGTCTTAACTTAGGTTCAGTTCCCAACGTGAAGCAGCAAAACAAGAATTAGACCTTTATGAACAGGGTTTGGGTTAGTTTGATTGACACGTCATTGCCCGATCTGATGGAGTAAACCCAACACATCCTATAGCATTTAAAGGCTTGCTTGTTTAGCATGGTAAACAAGCAAGCCTTTAAATCATCAGATCAACCAAACCAAACATTAACTTAACCTAACTGTTCATTAATGTTAGGCTGTGTGTAGCTTCTGATTTAACCTCTGAAGTTAACGTTATCAAAATGGGATCTCGGAACACTTGGCGTTGGTGGGGATCTGGAACGAATCGACACAATGAACAACATAAATAGATATTAGAGATTAATTATGAGCTGTTTAAACTAAACTCGAAGCAgtttatagtatatatatataaacaataacATTATGTTGGACCGGATCTATTGCTGCCTCTTTTGTGCTGATCTGATCCGGGATCCTCGTGATCTGCAACATGCTGCTTTTGGTTCCAGTACTCCTACGCCGCCTCGCTGGAGGAATACCTGGCCGCCATCAATGTGAGGAGGAAGAACTCCTTCCTCATCGACAGCGTCGAAGACCTGCACGGTGCGTGTTCCCCCCCTGGATGTCCGACGCGTGTCGTACGACGGCCGATGACGTCCTTTTCTCACGGACTTTCCCCGTCTCTCTTCTGTCTCAGTGACTCTGTTCAATTGTTCCGTGGGGCGGTCGGACTGCAGCCGGTGTCGCACCGCCGACCCCAAGTACGGCTGCGTGTGGTGCGCCGGCGTGTCCGGCTCCCGCTGCGTGTACCGGGACTCCTGCGCCGAGGAGGTGAAACACACGTGTCCCGCGCCCGTCATCCACTACGTAAGAGCTCCTCGCCACGTCCCTGGAACACGAAATGAAATTGACATCAACTaattatttcttcctttttctttcttcattaaccgaggagggaaaaaaagtgacaGAACCCCAGAAAAGGGTTAGAGTGATTCAAAGGTTTTCTGACAGAATATGATATTAGTTGCTTTTTGGTTTTGACAGCCGGATGTTTTATTCTCTTTCATTAGTCTGAGATTGATCGCTGAAACATGAAACCTCTTGTTGAATGTCTCCGTTCCCCCCATGTCAGTCTGTACTACGCCACCTGGAaagggaccttggcttgaaaaacacCTCTTTGCTTCCGTTGTTGTAAAGAAGGTTCCTGTCTGCAGTCCATCCCTACTGGGCTCCATTCACCACACTGCTATGCAATCCCAGGCAACAATCAGGAAGTACGTTTCTAACTTTTGCTCCTCTCGTCTTTCAGCTGGACCCGGTTTCGGGGCCCGTGGAGGGGGGGACGGTCGTCACTATTTCGGGTTCTAACCTTGGCCAGAGAGCTGTAGACATCCAGCAGTCGGTGTTGGTGGCCGGAGTCCCCTGCAGCGTCATCCACAGCCGATACGAGGTCTCCTCAAGGCGAGTTGCCCTTTTCCTTACGGATGAACTGTAGACATTTTGAGGTTAAAAGGTCAAGGTCACTCACAAATGCCACATTGTGGTGAAGGCATCGGGGGAACACATGGAGCGGATCTTTCTGAAATTTTGCACAAATATCCCCTTTTTGAGGTTAAAAGGTCACTTTAAGAACCAAAGATTTCATCAATCAATTATGACAATTATGTCTCGGTTCCCGCAGGATAGTGTGCGAGACGACGAGCAGCGGACGAGAGAAGAGCGGCCAGGCCTCGGTCCGAGTGAgcggaggaggactcggactgTCCGCTCAGATCTTCAGCTTCCAGGTAAACGCCTCGATGGTTCTGTctgcaaagggaaaaaaggaaatgaggtGACATTTGTTCATGAAAATGAGCCGTGTGATCACAGTCCCACCCGCCTGTCAGCTCATCCTCATGGCAAACTGCTAAATTAATTTTGTCTCACCTCATttggtttttgtcatttttctaaCAAATATTCTTTGAGCATCGAGAAAACTCGATAAAGTTGTATTATTTCATTGCAAGATGACTACGTCCACCTCTTATAAACATTCTATGGTCTGCACACATTTGCAATGTACTATATTAATAATGACACCCAGGTATCATTGTCAGAGCAGCGTATTGTACAATATGTGAATAACCTGTAATTAGCATTCTATATTAATGTTTCCATTTCTACTGCGGCATGCggttgtattatttatttaggatttgcttttgtatttattgctaTTCTGATTGtgaatttaatatttaacaacCCAAAGTGACCCAAGCGAGAAAAAGTCTCAAATAAGGGACGTGGGATGGGTGGACATTGAGCATgaaagcttttcaaaataaagcaccTCTTTGACAGCTGAGCCTAAAAGGTTGATCAGACGGATGTTTTCTGAAAAGTGATAttgaaatatgcaaatgaggcagaatcctaaaataaaacatgtatctTGGGATTGTGTCAAGTACTCATCAATACCACTTATTAGTTTGATTCCTTATTAGCTCTTTATGATTATACTGTGTGGAAAAATGATCAGAATCAAACTGGCTTTATTGTATCCTAACATATAGTTTAGATACAGCACAAGAAGTTTCCAAAACctttaaagtacattttaaacttAACAATCTGTGTTAAATGTTAAGTGACTCGTTACTACATCAGTGCGAGGACTGTAGATCTGACAGCAAATGagttgctgtgaggcgacagtttTCCCAGAATGCCCCTGTGTCTCTTTCATCTTCCCGATACATTTCCAGCTCTGTATCAGCTTATTGATCGTACGTCTTCCCGTCTTCTCCTCGTCCTTCCATTACCAGGATCCCGTGCTGAGCGGCGTCTTCCCACAGAGAGGGCCCAAGGCGGGGGGCTCCTCTCTCACCATCAGAGGCCGCAGGCTGAGGACCGGACACCCGAGCGAGGTCGGCGTCCTGATCGGAGGAGTGCCGTGTGTGGTGTGAGTGTCATCGATCGTTTCGACACTGACCGTTATGAAGGACGACTTTTTGATTTGGATCAGCGAGGGTAAAAAAGCAACGTCTCCTCTGCTCAGGCTCAACATCCAGGAGGATCAGATCAACTGTTTGACCAGAGGCAGCAACAGAACGGGAGAGCATGGCATCACCGTGCGGTTTGGTAGTACGGAGCGCCACCTACAGGGTCTGGTGTATCACTACACCCCCAACCCCAACATCTCAAAGGCTGCTCCGTCCAAAAGCTTCCTCAGGTATCCGTCTCAGTAAAGCAATGCTCACAATGTACATGATATAGATTATAAGTGCAGCTTGCGGCCTGGACACAGCGACTTTTTAAAGTCTTACTTTAGGAAGAGATCTATCGAAGACGATCTTCTACTGGTCATGACAAACAAGCAATGAGACAGGGAAtggttttctccccccccctagTGGAGGCCGAATCATCAGGGTCTCCGGTCAGAACCTGGATGTTGTCCAGGAGCCCAAAATGAGGGTGACCTTCAGTCCCCCCGACACTCTCCCtcccaggaggaagaggagcaagaggaggagtGAAGGACGGGATCGTCCGGGACCAgtgaagagatggaggaggatcGTCCCGGAGGCGGAGTGCCCCGAGGGTACGCTCTGTCACGTCAAACAGGTACGTAGCATACAACTGTGTGCATcagtgtgcttttttttaaaaagctcatATTTCTGTAACATCCATCGTTGTTTTGCTCCCTCCTCCAGTTCGAGTCTCGCTGTACAGTCAATGGCTCCACCCTCATCCTGTGTCCCACTCCGGCTGTGGGTCCACAGGCCAGGAGGGCCAGGGTCAaagttcacttcctgttggacaGCCTCCATTTTGACTTCCGCAGCGTGGGGAGCGAGGACTTCAGCTATGAGCCCAACCCACAGCTGTACCTGCTGAACCAGAACGATCCAAGCAAACCGTATCACCACAAACCCGGCAGCATCATCTCCGTCGAGGTAACTACGGCGCAGTGATGATTGTCAGAACTATCAGCACTCAAACCCCCGAGACACTGTAAATACTGTAGACTCACTCATTCTACACCTCACCGCTCCAGGGAGAGAACCTGGATCTGGCGATCtacaagcaggaagtggagGCTCGGATAGGGGCGGGGCTGTGCTCCGTCAAGACGCTGACACACAACCACCTGTACTGTGAGCCGCCAGCTCAGCAGCCCTCAGTCACAGCGGGCAAGAGACAGGAAGGGCTGGACAGTCTGCCGGAGTTCACAGTGAGTCAACGTTATTCATCTTCATATTCATGTTCATGGTCAATGCCAGCAGCTACGGGTGGCTTTGACAACATTTTGTTAGATTCAAACATTTTGGATATGAAAATCACATCATATAAAAAGTGAAGTGAAACTGATTTGCATTTGATTGATCTATAAGTGTGTTTTCCAGGTGAGAATGGGGAACCTGAACTTCTCTCTGGGCCGAGTGCAGTACGACAGGCAGGCCCAGTCCACGTTCCCTCTGGAGGCCCAGGTGGGGGTCGGGGTGGGGGCTTCCATAGTGGCTCTCATTGTGCTCATGATCGTCCTCATATACAGGTAAACACAGACTGTATTTAAAAAACTACATTAAGAAGATCACATGTGAACACGTCATTTTGgcgttattatttattttcatccaaTAATACTTTTTCCTCTTAAGAGCTTGACAATAACGCATTATGCTGCGCGTCAGTCACTATGAAATACTACATGAAAAGTGTCTCGTCAAACTATTTTGGACTTGCAGTTGTGACAGATTTTGAACTTTATGTCTTCTTGACTAGACTAGCGCTGAAAtacgagtctgtgtgtgtgtgtgtgtgtgtgtgtgggtgtgtgtgagagagactttttttcttttcccttttccctttcccctatttcttctttttcttcttatgttcttcttccttccttcgtTCTTCTTTCTGTtaccttctttcttcttcttccttctctttttatttgtttcctccttctgcctacttctccttttctcccttccttcatcttcctctttgtttttcctcccctACCACCTTCTAATATAACCGGCTTGTTAATCTCTTTACTCCACTGTTTGTCTGCATCCTGCTTGTTTGTCAGGAGGAAGAGTAAACAGGCCATGAGGGACTACAAGAAGGTGCAGATCCAGCTGGAGAACCTGGAGACCAGTGTGAGAGATCGCTGTAAGAAGGAGTTCACAGGTACAATCTTCTTCACTTttagtaaataataaaaaaatacaaaaaattaaTAGCTCACCAATTGTCCGGACCTCAGGAAAGATACACAAACTGAagccctctttctctccccccttcagACTTGATGACAGAGATGATGGACATGTCCAGTGATTTGGTGGGTTCGGGGATCCCCATCCTGGATTACCGGGCGTACGCAGAGCGCATTTTCTTCCCTGGCCACCAGGAGTCGCCCCTGAGACGTGATCTGGACGTCCCAGAGAGCCGCAGGCAGACAGTGGAGCAAGGGCTAGTTCAGCTGTCCAATCTGCTCAACAGCAAACTCTTCCTCACCAAGGTCAGAAGTTTGTTATTGGGACGGGTCTCTAAATCAATATTTCCGTCCTTTTTGTCGGAATCACTACCAAAGCGTTAAATATAGACTTTCTCGAGGGCTCGCTGATACAAGTCAAAATTTATCCCCACATCTTCTTATCCCTGTTGTCTCCAGTTCATCCACACTTTGGAGGTCCAGCGGACGTTCTCCCCGAGGGATCGGGCCTACGTGGCCTCCCTGCTGACCGTGGCCCTGCACGGCAAACTGGAGTACTTCACGGACATCCTGAAGACGCTGCTCAACGATCTCGTGGAACAGTACGTGGCCAAGAACCCCAAGCTGATGCtcaggaggtgaggagaggccGGGTGGTCACATCATCGAGGTCTTCTTCAGAACATTCCTCTATCAATCTTctgcttccttttttctttttccagaaCGGAATCAGTGGTTGAGAAGCTTTTGACGAACTGGATGTCCATCTGTCTCTTTACCTTTCTGAGGGTACGTCTGCTAGTGTTTGTTACTCTGGGACAAAGATTAGTGAATTTATTTTATCCTTGGACCCCTTCTTGAGCACAAACATTAGTGCTGCAAAGTTCTCCACAACAATCCATAATGTTCATACTTCTTCTATACAGAAATGGCACATATTTACAGTTAGAAACTCCTAACACTTATTAAGACACGTGCATCACATACGTGCATGTTTGAGTGGGCTGGTGGCCAATCCGCCCAGAAGCAAAGGACTCGGTTAGGACAGTCACCAAACAAATCCTAATTGAAATTCTGCCGTGGCGGGACAGTGTTGACCTTCCCTCTCTCGCGCTCGGCCAGGAGTCTGCAGGTGAGTCGTTCTACATGCTGTTCAGAGCGATAAAGCATCAGGTGGACAAAGGACCTGTGGACGCTGTGACGGGAAAAGCCAAGTACACGCTGAACGACAACAGGCTGCTGCGAGAGGACGTGGAGTACCGCACACTGGTCAGAACACGcgtttaaatatataaatgatatcTGACTACCTTTTCCATTCGAATTGAATCGTTAAATTAAGTTTTACTCAAACAGCTACGAACAACTGCACACAACCTTTCTGCATGGCAGTATTTCCAAAATTTCCACCACTAACCTGTTGCTCATCCGCTCAGACCCTAAACGTAGCGACGGCCGCCGCGGCCACCAGCGGAGGCACCACCACGCAGACGGTGCCGGCCAAAGTCCTGGACTGTGACACCATCACCCAAGTGAAGGAGAAACTCCTGGAGCAAACCTGGAAGGGAACTTCCTTTTCCCTGAGGCCACACGTCGACTCGTTACACCTCGGTAGGTGCACTTCCTTTCACAACACCACTTCATTTCTTTTATCCAGCAATATTGAGTAACATATGTGATTAGGATGTAATTTAACAAttctttgttacaaaaaaaaaagcagaagccCAAATTGAagtgaatattcattttccttccCGTGCAGAGTGGCGTGCAGGTGTCGCGGGTCACCTGATCTTATCAGACGAGGATCTCACGTCAGTAGTGCAAGGCTCTTGGAAGCGCCTCAATACACTGCAACACTACAAGGTGGGAGCAAGTCACAGCATCGCTAAAACATGCACGCGCACAATGAGCGGGAAGTGTGAACATTGTTGTGTCTCTCTGGGACGCAGGTCCCCGACGGAGCGACGGTGGCCCTCGTCCCGAGGAATACCAAAAACCACCTCCACGACAGCCACGATTACATGCCGGGAGAAAGTGAGTGTCCCCGAAAAACACCTTCAGCTGGAGCAACACGCTCATGTCCAagtgtgtgtcgtgtgtgcgCGAGCGGCTGTGTCCATGTCACCGCCGCACCGCCAGGAAAGCCAACGCAGTGGTGTGACAGCTGAACGCGGCGTGGACAACCAGGGGAGGGCGCTGTTTGACCACGGGGCTTCTGTTCCATTGGGTAGGATGAGGTGGGACCTAGATTTAGTAGTTTAAAAACAACTGTCCATGTACACAAATACAATCCAGTGAATCATACATGGacacactgtttgtgtgtgtgtgtgtgtgtgtgtgtgtgtgtgtgtgtgtgtgtgtgtccatcgtATGGGTGACTGAGGGGTGTGAAATGAGGTTAAGTAGTATTCACAGTTTCACATTTCAATCTAAACATAAACAGACAAATACTGAACATCCACACAGATATTCTGTGTACACATCTATACAATGGATATTTAAAGTAGGACGGAGAGGAGATAACAAATTTTAACTGTGTGTAAGCGTGTGTCTGAGTGCCTGGTGGTTGGGAGGTGGGGGTTGGGGACGAGGGGGACAGTGTGTCAGCAGGGCAGGCATCAGACCCCCCGAACCTCAGTTCAGAGCTGTAACAAGGCCTCGCTCAGTGCGTCTCAACCCGCCAGCCGTACTGaaccgacctctgacccctcccaCCAGAGACCCCCATGCTGGAcgacggggaggagggaggcgtgAGGCTCTGGCATCTGGTGAAGGCCGGCGAGGAGTCGGAGCTGCCCAATCACAGGAGGGGCAGCGTGAGGGAGCGCGGCGGCGAGAGGGCCAAGGCCATCCCCGAGATCTACCTCACGCGGCTGCTCTCCATGAAGGTAAACCAGGACCCCCGAGCACCAGCCCGTCAAGGCGTGTAGATGTTGGCCACAAAAAAGCTAATCTTTGTCTTTGGCAGCAAAGCAAGACGGTCGGGCTCACGACTCCGGTCGCTTCTCTGTAGTTCCACGTAGTCGAAGTGAGACGTTTCCTGGCCGGCACAGATTAGTACGGGTTACAGATGTGTGATGtggtcctctgctcctccgacTCAGGGCACGCTGCAGAAGTTCGTGGACGATTTGTTCACGGCCATCCTCAGCACCAGTCGCCCCGTGCCTCTGGCGGTCAAATACTTTTTCGACCTGCTGGACGAGCAGGCACTGCAGCACAACATCACAGACCCAGAGACCATCCACATCTGGAAAACCAACAGGTAACCAACACACAAGAGGCGTGGATGTTGATTCCTGCAAATATTGTCACAGCTCATTTTATCAAAGGGTCAAGGGTCAAGATACGATAAACCTTTATTGACCTTGAGCGGAGAAATTCTGTTGCTGCGATTGCCGAAGGCAACCTTTGGTTTTGCCGCGTGAATCCAATATCAAGTGTCCAAAAACGTGATGGACACATTAGGCTCGAAGTCTCTCATGATTTATTGCCTTagtgaacattgtaaacaatCTCAACGTACAGTCTCAATctaaagtcttcttcaatacaacatgatgttaatttagtacattatggtccatttatagtcaaatagaccatgaagcaggtgtAGGGCTTTCTGTGATTAACTGCCGCTACCAGAGCTGTGTACACCATTTCTACGTCACTTGGATATATGGTCATTTCAGTTAGCAGACAAACACAACGTACAATACTTGTATACAGACTGTGGTTGCAACACCACACGGGCAGCAATAAAGAGTCGGTAAAGTAAAGGAACCTTTAAGACCATAATGACACGGTGAGCCGTGCTGATAAAGCGACACGGGTGTTCTTAAAGAAAACTCAGTGGGGTGAATGGAGAATTCAAAGAGTCTCTATTTATTGAAACaaatgggggggggcaccagtaACGACCATAGTTTTTTTACGAACTATAAAAACGTCCGTTTACAAATTCTCCCACAATTCCTAACGAGTGTCCTTTACCTGGTCGCATACGCTACATCATAAACACCTGCATCGTTGTTTAGGTTTGTTTCCGGTTGCATATCAATGCGCTTTCTTAATAAACATCACAACTTTCGTGTCTCGCCGCACAGCTTGCCGCTGCGCTTCTGGATCAACATCCTGAAGAACCCGCAGTTCATCTTCGACGTGCAGACCTCGGACCACGTGGACGCCGTGCTGTCCGTCATCGCCCAGACCTTCATGGACTCCTGCACCATCGCCGACCACAAGCTGGGACGGGTGAGCTCGTCGCTGCCAACTTCTACAAAACGTACACCGTTCAGATCCAGGACGCGTCTGATGCATTGGTCTTCCTCGCACAGGACTCGCCCATCAACAAGTTGCTGTATGCCAGAGACATCCCGCGCTACAAGCAGATGGTGGAGAGGTATGGATATGGCACGCAGTCCCCCCACTGACCCCAGGCACCAAAACCTTCTGgatgagggaggcagggagggggtAGGGGGGGCCGAGGACAATCTGTCAGTACCAGACAGAGGGGAGATCAAGCCCGCGAGGCTTCCATGCATGGACGGTCTGAGAGCAGACTGCTCCCCTTTGATTCCACTGGGGACGTATTCAGGCTTTGCATGGCAAGATGTTTATCTGATGAATACGGCTGTTTAGCAGCCTCCATTGTctctaaatatacattttaaaaaggatacAATGTTCTCTTTCTCCTCATACCCCCTCCCCTCGCTCCCGAGTTATTCAGTTTAATTAACCATTTTGATTTCAGAACATGTTGAAATGCTTTAAAGTAAAGATTTTTCTCATATCATCTGTTAAAATATTCTTATTATTCCTTATACTTCTAAATGCTCTGTTTAAGTGcatgtgcttttcttttcacagtaaGTGGGTGGGCAAGCACTAACGAATAACCAAATGCATGAGCACAAAAGTTAGTTTTTCATGACGTgtcccttttgaaaagaagtctGTCGTG
It encodes:
- the plxnb1a gene encoding plexin-B1 isoform X2 — its product is MPHGKALNSTLLLLLIVFAITRGRSYPHFSRNDTEFQHLVLHPDPSLGTVYVGARDHLFQLDGADGLRLELEEKTGPVSDSKDCLPPVTESNCPQARRTSNHNKLLLVDPKALELITCGSIHQGTCQKRSLASIQAVRFSTERPVDTQYVAANDPLVSTVGLVVGLRGERTVMYVGRGYTASHPPISTRHLSVEPIFSYEETAKLAVAGRLSEYDHHFVKAFTRRSYVYFLFYRRDIKSPSREYRTYAARVCLDDTSYYSYVEVPLVCRSASSPSRTYNLLQAAQVGQGVDREGEDLLGVFSSRVGPTNNAALDASALCVYPLDELDGHIDSTRNLCYTQDGRVEGRGEVAYIEYDVKSSCANLPMNTLKAYPCGSDHTPSPMASRAPLEARAAWHTSAARLTAVAVSVRDGHSIAFLGDSRGTLHKVYLGQDGQAEVYANTTIQLNSPINGDLLLDRTGAHIYVMTRTTVKKLPVAECGDHLDCQSCLSANDPYCGWCVLEGRCGQRRECQRGSVQGQWLWSFNRTQQCLSIQRLSLYNISRGEKTDITVSVEGLPGLGEGEAYSCFFQDTEATASLTNGGVICSTPDAGSLPPIRHGDEFVMVALSLRFTNVTVAETEFTFYNCSSVQQLSGRRPCQGCVSSRWGCSWCIHQHVCTHKHTCSRGVTVYNRNFKPPTPTVPPPARNLNPLPTVRAAATTTTQPSPTEPLPPTTAAVPLTSTAVAPPTSPLTLASTSPSVVIFTQAPTTHTDVPTTSEGATDGNGGIASFSEDEEAESLNITAKYSATALPSSTTQKECPCVEKVRDSALLPVNVERKVTLLGQHLNLFQDEILDYECVLDVENESVVMEALVEADATHPSAFFITCQAHQYSYAASLEEYLAAINVRRKNSFLIDSVEDLHVTLFNCSVGRSDCSRCRTADPKYGCVWCAGVSGSRCVYRDSCAEEVKHTCPAPVIHYLDPVSGPVEGGTVVTISGSNLGQRAVDIQQSVLVAGVPCSVIHSRYEVSSRIVCETTSSGREKSGQASVRVSGGGLGLSAQIFSFQDPVLSGVFPQRGPKAGGSSLTIRGRRLRTGHPSEVGVLIGGVPCVVLNIQEDQINCLTRGSNRTGEHGITVRFGSTERHLQGLVYHYTPNPNISKAAPSKSFLSGGRIIRVSGQNLDVVQEPKMRVTFSPPDTLPPRRKRSKRRSEGRDRPGPVKRWRRIVPEAECPEGTLCHVKQFESRCTVNGSTLILCPTPAVGPQARRARVKVHFLLDSLHFDFRSVGSEDFSYEPNPQLYLLNQNDPSKPYHHKPGSIISVEGENLDLAIYKQEVEARIGAGLCSVKTLTHNHLYCEPPAQQPSVTAGKRQEGLDSLPEFTVRMGNLNFSLGRVQYDRQAQSTFPLEAQVGVGVGASIVALIVLMIVLIYRRKSKQAMRDYKKVQIQLENLETSVRDRCKKEFTDLMTEMMDMSSDLVGSGIPILDYRAYAERIFFPGHQESPLRRDLDVPESRRQTVEQGLVQLSNLLNSKLFLTKFIHTLEVQRTFSPRDRAYVASLLTVALHGKLEYFTDILKTLLNDLVEQYVAKNPKLMLRRTESVVEKLLTNWMSICLFTFLRESAGESFYMLFRAIKHQVDKGPVDAVTGKAKYTLNDNRLLREDVEYRTLTLNVATAAAATSGGTTTQTVPAKVLDCDTITQVKEKLLEQTWKGTSFSLRPHVDSLHLEWRAGVAGHLILSDEDLTSVVQGSWKRLNTLQHYKVPDGATVALVPRNTKNHLHDSHDYMPGEKTPMLDDGEEGGVRLWHLVKAGEESELPNHRRGSVRERGGERAKAIPEIYLTRLLSMKGTLQKFVDDLFTAILSTSRPVPLAVKYFFDLLDEQALQHNITDPETIHIWKTNSLPLRFWINILKNPQFIFDVQTSDHVDAVLSVIAQTFMDSCTIADHKLGRDSPINKLLYARDIPRYKQMVERYYADIRQTISASDQEMNSALAELSRNYAAEVNSLVALHELYKYINKYYDQIITALEEDATAQKMQLGYRLQQIAAAVENKVTDL